A single window of Colletes latitarsis isolate SP2378_abdomen chromosome 11, iyColLati1, whole genome shotgun sequence DNA harbors:
- the Pis gene encoding phosphatidylinositol synthase, whose translation MTGSENIFLFVPNIIGYGRVILALISFYFMSTNHIIASWCYIISALLDAVDGHAARYFNQGTKFGAMLDQLTDRVGTMCLLATLCVLYPSYTFWFQLSMAIDIACHWIYLHTSLLQGKTSHKFVDMSGNPIMRMYYTNRTVLFIMCAGNEAFYAALYLIHFTEGPILVGISLFRLIIWLSAPIALIKTGISLLHGYVSCINLSIIDLKERQEQLKVN comes from the exons ATGACGGGATCTgagaatattttcttatttgtgCCCAACATTATTg GCTATGGTAGAGTGATTTTGGCTCTTATATCCTTTTATTTTATGTCAACCAACCACATCATTGCATCTTGGTGCTACATTATTAGTGCACTATTAGATGCAGTGGATGGCCATGCAGCAAGATACTTTAATCAAGGCACCAAATTTGGTGCTATGTTAGATCAGTTGACTGATCGTGTTGGTACTATGTGTTTATTGGCTACATTGTGTGTACTTTATCCATCATATACCTTTTGGTTTCAATTAAGCATGGCCATTGATATTGCTTGTCATTGGATATACTTACATAC GTCTCTTTTGCAAGGGAAAACAAGTCATAAATTTGTTGATATGTCTGGAAACCCGATTATGAGAATGTATTATACTAATCGTACAGTCTTATTTATTATGTGTGCTGGTAACGAAGCTTTCTATGCTGCCTTGTACCTTATTCACTTTACCGAAGGACCCATTT TGGTTGGTATTAGTTTATTTAGATTAATTATATGGCTTTCTGCACCTATAGCATTGATTAAAACTGGTATTTCATTGTTACATGGATATGTATCCTGTATCAATTTGAGCATAATTGATCTTAAGGAAAGACAAGAGCAGCTAAAAGTAAATTAA
- the LOC143348245 gene encoding leucine-rich repeat-containing protein 47, producing MTLDNSWHVIKTAATVNKHELVLSGPAISELIKKRGFDKSLFNLLHLNYLSITQTCLQEIPEEIEKLQNLTNLVLHSNELSKIPNTIDKVEKLKFLDCSRNKLSSLPDEIGLLPQLTTMNLSSNLLNSLPTLIGNVKLCVLDLSNNQFEHFPDVCYPELVHLSEIYVNGNQIKEIPVTINQLPQLKILNVSDNLISAVPGEIADCNKLKEFFLKGNTLADKRLSKLVDQCRTKQIIEYVKLHCPKSSGSTSSNTKTKKGKKGQKLSESENNANTIDSLTHMFKVLKITNDTPLIKITKHVKNIRPFIASCIVKNMKFTDDSFKKFIQLQTKLHDGICEKRNAATIATHDFKLITPGDLTYTAKPPTELKIKPLLHNGFLTGAELFQMLQTEADNLRKEKKRNVYSGIHKYLYLLEGKPLFPCLLDSSEQVISFPPITNSEITKMSVDTETMLIEVTSAMSYQICRNVLDYFLKELITLGYGCPTEEKSASNYHNLVLEQVKVVDMDGNMKLLYPSRADLNFEGNSITVLRE from the exons ATGACACTCGATAATTCGTGGCACGTGATAAAAACTGCTGCTACGGTAAACAAGCACGAGTTGGTGTTGTCAGGCCCAGCGATTTCTGAACTGATTAAGAAAAGAGGCTTCGACAAGTCGTTGTTTAACCTGCTGCACCTGAActatttgagcataacgcaaacGTGCTTGCAAGAAATACCGGAAGAAATTGAGAAATTACAGAATCTAACAAATTTAGTGCTGCATTCGAACGAACTATCAAAAATCCCGAACACAATTGACAAAGTAGAGAAACTAAAGTTTCTCGATTGCTCCAGGAACAAGTTGTCTTCTTTACCGGACGAAATTGGACTGCTTCCGCAATTAACCACGATGAACTTGAGCTCAAATCTTTTAAATTCGTTGCCTACCCTGATTGGTAATGTAAAACTATGCGttctggatttatcgaataaccAATTCGAACACTTCCCTGATGTATGTTATCCGGAATTGGTACACCTTTCCGAGATTTATGTTAACGGAAATCAAATAAAAGAAATCCCTGTAACTATAAATCAACTTCcacaattgaaaatattaaatgtatCAGATAATTTGATTTCAG CTGTACCTGGTGAAATTGCCGATTGTAATAAGCTAAAGGAATTTTTCTTGAAAGGAAATACATTAGCGGATAAAAGACTATCAAAATTAGTAGATCAATGCCGTACTAAACAAATAATAGAATATGTCAAGTTACATTGTCCTAAAAGTAGTGGTTCCACTAGTTCTAATACTAAAACTAAGAAAGGAAAGAAGGGACAGAAATTATCAGAATCTGAAAATAATGCTAATACAATAGATAGTTTAACACACATGTttaaagtattaaaaataacaaatgataccccgttaattaaaattacaaagcatgtgaaaaacattAGACCTTTTATAGCATCTTGCATtgttaaaaatatgaaatttacaGACGATAGTTTTAAGAAATTCATTCAACTTCAGACTAAATTACACGATGGAATATGCGAAAAGAGAAATGCAGCTACTATTGCCACACATGATTTCAAATTAATCACTCCTG GTGATTTAACGTATACAGCAAAACCACCAACAGAATTAAAAATCAAACCCCTATTGCATAATGGGTTTCTTACTGGTGCTGAATTGTTTCAAATGTTGCAAACAGAAGCTGATAAtttgagaaaagaaaaaaaacgtaATGTATATTCTGGGATTCACAAGTATCTTTACTTGTTAGAAGGCAAACCTCTGTTTCCTTGTTTGTTGGATTCTTCGGAACAAGTTATATCATTTCCACCAATAACTAATAGCGAAATTACGAAAATGTCTGTAGATACTGAGACAATGCTGATAGAAGTAACCAGTGCTATGTCTTACCAAATCTGCag AAACGTACTTGACTACTTTTTAAAAGAATTAATCACCCTTGGTTATGGATGTCCTACAGAGGAAAAAAGTGCTTCCAACTATCATAATTTAGTTTTAGAACAAGTGAAAGTAGTAGATATGGATGGTAATATGAAACTGTTATATCCTTCAAGAGCAGATTTAAATTTTGAAGGCAATTCAATTACTGTACTGCGAGAGTAA
- the LOC143348246 gene encoding zinc metalloproteinase nas-13, producing the protein MSRCAVVPLLVFSFFSVAYAWPFHRRDVLDNSVESPDGVIAHLQHFGEVLYRVPDNATGEIVANWHEGWDRNPEELGSYAEGDILFPPQLEKNGLKAESARWPGGVVPYMLSPYFNAQQRKLINDAMNDYHKYTCIKFKPYNGEESDYVRITAGNSGCWSSVGRIGGRQDVNLQVPGCLVKKGTVIHELMHAIGFLHEQSRYERDDFVSIQWNNILNGHSGNFEKASKRTTDAFGVGYDYGSVMHYSANAFSRNGQPTIVSKGVAKVELGQRDGFSKRDIQKIRKMYKCNKRRRSY; encoded by the exons ATGAGTCGTTGCGCGGTCGTTCCCTTGCTCGTGTTCAGCTTCTTCTCCGTCGCGTACGCTTGGCCGTTCCATCGTCGCGACGTTTTGGACAATTCCGTGGAAAGTCCCGACGGGGTGATCGCTCATCTGCAACACTTTGGCGAGGTTCTCTACAGAGTACCGGACAACGCGACCGGGGAGATCGTGGCTAACTGGCACGAGGGCTGGGACCGGAATCCGGAAGAATTGGGCAGCTACGCGGAGGGTGACATTTTGTTTCCGCCGCAGCTGGAGAAAAATGGCCTGAAAGCGGAGTCCGCTCGATGGCCGGGCGGCGTCGTCCCCTACATGCTCAGCCCTTACTTCA ATGCACAGCAGCGAAAATTAATCAACGACGCCATGAACGACTATCACAAATACACGTGCATCAAGTTCAAGCCTTACAATGGCGAGGAAAGCGATTATGTCAGGATCACGGCCGGGAATAGCGGTTGTTGGAGCAGTGTGGGGCGGATCGGTGGACGACAGGACGTGAATCTTCAGGTTCCGGGTTGTCTGGTGAAAAAGGGTACCGTGATACACGAATTGATGCACGCCATTGGCTTTCTGCACGAACAGAGCAGATACGAGCGGGACGACTTCGTCTCGATTCAATGGAACAACATCTTGAATG GCCATTCTGGAAATTTTGAGAAAGCCTCGAAACGGACTACCGACGCCTTCGGCGTTGGATACGATTACGGGAGCGTGATGCATTATTCGGCGAACGCGTTTTCCAGGAACGGTCAGCCCACCATTGTATCAAAA GGCGTGGCCAAAGTCGAACTGGGTCAGAGGGACGGATTCAGCAAAAGAGATATTCAGAAGATTCGAAAGATGTATAAGTGTAATAAACGCAGGCGAAGTTATTGA